A window from Rhineura floridana isolate rRhiFlo1 chromosome 17, rRhiFlo1.hap2, whole genome shotgun sequence encodes these proteins:
- the LDAF1 gene encoding lipid droplet assembly factor 1, whose translation MSKEMKELQKSWHSMMETVHSNPRVVAFMNSQIGQYLDDHPFVALSLLVFIAASAIPIAFFLVFVVATAVIACIGVIVMEGFVISLGGVTLLCVLGGLGMLSLAVSGVLSVCYLSLTTLLSYWPTPDHLSKKEIANGSSFMPSNQDSGANKTE comes from the exons ATGTCCAAAGAGATGAAGGAACTCCAGAAAAGTTGGCACTCCATGATGGAAACGGTTCACAGCAACCCACGC GTTGTTGCTTTCATGAACTCCCAAATCGGCCAGTATTTAGATGACCACCCTTTTGTTGCGCTATCACTGCTGGTCTTTATTGCAGCGTCTGCAATTCCAATTGCATTCTTTCTGGTTTTTGTTGTTGCCACGGCTGTAATTGCCTGCATTGGAGTGATTGTCATGGAAG GTTTTGTAATATCGTTGGGAGGAGTCACCTTGCTTTGTGTGCTTGGCGGGTTGGGTATGCTATCACTGGCAGTGTCTGGAGTGCTGAGTGTTTGTTACTTGTCTCTTACAACTCTGCTCAGCTACTGGCCCACTCCAGA CCACCTGTCAAAGAAAGAAATTGCTAACGGAAGCAGTTTTATGCCAAGCAACCAGGATAGTGGTGCTAATAAGACTGAATAA